A stretch of Arachis hypogaea cultivar Tifrunner chromosome 15, arahy.Tifrunner.gnm2.J5K5, whole genome shotgun sequence DNA encodes these proteins:
- the LOC112750686 gene encoding protein FAR1-RELATED SEQUENCE 5-like, which yields MKFKELTAYQIRRLHFPDRSVAFSFYNLYVKMNGFSARKSRIRRNVNNDVTQQAFVCFRQGFRDSCSGNDAARRKQEPKPTTRCGCGAEMRVHIHEETGRWIVTYFQEEHNHEMLDDMLTFMLLGHRKMNSAAIDQMNMMLKVGIKTPQIYSSFVHTAGGFHNVPFLKRDMYNQIDKQRRLIGGDTMACLKYLESTAAESPGIFVRYLADDEGRLVHLFWSDNCSQLDYHLFGDVVAFDATYRKNKYMCPLVVFSGVNHHNQTIVFASALVASENEATYTWLLEQFLDAMKGKKPGCVITNGHGAMKKAIETVFASAYHHLCAWYLIRNATSNLSNPTFTSEFKKCMLFDYELSEFEEKWEKLVSSLGLHDNEWVCDLYARRKMWATAHIRGRFFGGFRTTSRCEGLHSMLGKFVHSRHNLRDFVE from the coding sequence ATGAAGTTTAAAGAGCTAACTGCATATCAGATTCGAAGGCTTCATTTTCCAGATCGATCGGTTGCCTTTTCCTTCTACAACTTGTATGTCAAAATGAATGGTTTTTCTGCACGGAAGAGTCGGATACGACGTAATGTGAACAATGACGTGACACAACAAGCATTTGTGTGCTTTAGACAGGGTTTTAGAGACTCGTGCTCTGGTAATGACGCTGCTCGACGCAAACAGGAACCAAAGCCTACAACTAGATGTGGATGTGGGGCAGAGATGCGTGTGCATATACATGAGGAGACGGGCAGATGGATTGTAACCTACTTTCAAGAGGAACACAACcatgagatgcttgatgatatgtTAACTTTTATGCTTCTTGGGCATAGGAAAATGAATTCTGCTGCAATTGATCAGATGAACATGATGCTGAAAGTTGGTATTAAAACTCCTCAGATTTATTCATCATTTGTACACACTGCAGGCGGATTTCATAATGTGCCCTTTTTGAAAAGAGATATGTATAATCAGATAGACAAGCAACGGAGGCTCATAGGCGGTGATACCATGGCTTGCCTTAAGTATTTGGAATCAACGGCAGCAGAGAGCCCAGGAATATTCGTGCGATACCTGGCAGATGATGAGGGTCGATTGGTCCACCTTTTCTGGTCAGACAATTGTAGCCAATTGGACTACCATTTGTTTGGGGATGTGGTTGCATTTGATGCGACTTATCGAAAGAATAAGTATATGTGCCCTTTAGTTGTGTTTTCCGGTGTCAATCATCATAACCAAACCATTGTGTTTGCATCTGCACTTGTTGCAAGTGAGAACGAGGCAACCTATACGTGGTTACTTGAACAGTTTCTAGATGCCATGAAGGGAAAGAAGCCTGGGTGTGTGATTACCAATGGGCATGGAGCAATGAAAAAGGCCATTGAGACTGTGTTTGCCAGTGCTTATCACCACCTATGTGCTTGGTACCTGATAAGGAATGCAACATCAAACCTCAGCAACCCAACATTTACGTCCGAGTTTAAGAAATGTATGCTTTTTGATTATGAGCTGTCAGAGTTTGAAGAGAAATGGGAGAAGTTGGTGTCTAGCTTGGGTCTTCATGACAATGAATGGGTTTGTGACCTTTATGCCAGGCGCAAGATGTGGGCAACCGCTCACATTAGAGGACGTTTTTTTGGAGGCTTTCGCACAACCTCTAGATGCGAGGGATTGCATTCTATGCTTGGAAAATTTGTTCATTCTAGGCATAACCTGAGAGATTTTGTTGAATAG